From Caulobacter segnis, a single genomic window includes:
- a CDS encoding ThuA domain-containing protein, with product MARLPTLIAALAALCLPLAAQAGPAKIRLLYLDQSVGFVHRPVARPQNSNGPSPSEIALAEIAAKTGAFTVESTQDARTITPEKLKDVDVLAFYTTGELPISAENWAAIQAWVASGKGGFIGLHSSTDTHWDYTGPGQTYTAFINGKFAGHPWTQGTPITVQALGGKDPLTAAWPARFAYAEEIYQYSDYDPAKVRALQALDFTETALKRPWFVPITWTRQIGQGRLYHTNLGHTPSTWDDPRYRAQLVDAIRWTTHRAPGSAKPNPDEQALWALRSLLAYDGRPKAEVEARVAKLAKADPAWLRDAAARTAALRPLWPAKPDSDKAPFEAAYKAVLDEIVAKSGG from the coding sequence ATGGCCCGCTTGCCGACCCTCATCGCGGCGCTCGCCGCGCTTTGCCTGCCGCTCGCCGCCCAGGCTGGTCCTGCCAAGATCCGCCTGCTGTATCTCGACCAATCGGTGGGCTTCGTGCACCGGCCCGTCGCGCGGCCCCAGAACAGCAACGGACCATCTCCCTCCGAGATCGCCCTCGCCGAGATCGCCGCCAAGACCGGCGCCTTCACCGTCGAGTCCACCCAGGACGCCCGCACGATCACGCCGGAGAAGCTCAAGGACGTCGACGTCCTGGCCTTCTACACCACCGGAGAGCTGCCGATTTCGGCCGAAAACTGGGCCGCGATCCAGGCCTGGGTCGCGAGCGGCAAAGGCGGGTTCATCGGCCTGCACAGCTCGACCGACACCCATTGGGACTACACGGGTCCTGGCCAGACCTACACCGCCTTCATCAACGGCAAGTTCGCGGGCCATCCGTGGACGCAGGGCACGCCGATCACCGTCCAGGCTCTGGGTGGAAAGGACCCGCTCACCGCCGCCTGGCCGGCCCGCTTCGCCTATGCCGAGGAAATCTATCAGTACTCAGACTATGACCCCGCCAAGGTTCGTGCGTTGCAGGCCCTGGACTTCACCGAGACGGCGCTGAAGCGTCCCTGGTTCGTGCCGATCACCTGGACCCGCCAGATCGGCCAGGGCCGCCTCTACCACACCAATCTGGGCCACACGCCCAGCACCTGGGACGACCCGCGCTATCGCGCCCAACTGGTCGACGCCATCCGCTGGACGACCCACCGCGCGCCGGGGTCGGCGAAGCCCAATCCTGACGAGCAAGCGCTGTGGGCGCTGCGCTCGCTGCTGGCCTATGACGGCCGTCCCAAGGCCGAGGTCGAGGCGCGAGTCGCCAAGCTGGCCAAGGCCGATCCGGCCTGGCTGCGCGACGCCGCCGCCCGCACCGCCGCCCTGCGTCCCCTGTGGCCGGCCAAGCCCGACAGCGACAAGGCCCCGTTCGAGGCGGCCTACAAGGCGGTGCTGGACGAAATCGTGGCCAAGTCCGGCGGTTAG
- the thiC gene encoding phosphomethylpyrimidine synthase ThiC, which produces MNIQTTIKSVAETISTGPIPGSRKVYQAGALFPELRVPFREVAVHPSANEPPVTIYDPSGPYSDPTVSIDIEKGLPRTREAFVVARGDVEIVADPRQVKPEDNGFAQGKHLAPEFPDQSRTIYRAKPGKLVTQLEYARAGIITAEMEYVAIRENLRREQDRPCVRDGEDFGASIPDFVTPEFVRQEVARGRAIIPANINHGELEPMAIGRNFLVKINANIGNSAVLSTVADEVDKLVWATRWGADTVMDLSTGRNIHNIRDWIIRNSSVPIGTVPIYQALEKVNGVAEDLNWEVFRDTLIEQCEQGVDYFTIHAGVRLPFIPMTAKRVTGIVSRGGSIMAKWCLAHHKENFLYERFEDICEIMRAYDVSFSLGDGLRPGSTADANDEAQFSELRTLGELTKVAWNHGVQVMIEGPGHVAMHKIKANMDEQLKHCHEAPFYTLGPLTTDIAPGYDHITSAIGAAMIGWFGTAMLCYVTPKEHLGLPDRDDVKTGVITYKLAAHAADLAKGHPGAAMWDDAISRARFEFRWEDQFNLGLDPETARKFHDETLPKEAHKTAHFCSMCGPKFCSMKISQEVRDFAAGKAPNSTELGMAEMSEKFKEQGSEIYLKTE; this is translated from the coding sequence GACGACCATCAAATCCGTGGCCGAGACGATCTCGACCGGCCCGATCCCCGGTTCGCGCAAGGTCTACCAGGCCGGCGCGCTGTTTCCCGAGCTGCGCGTGCCGTTCCGCGAGGTGGCCGTACACCCGTCGGCCAACGAGCCGCCGGTGACGATCTACGATCCCTCGGGCCCCTACAGCGACCCGACCGTCAGCATCGACATCGAGAAGGGCCTGCCGCGCACCCGCGAGGCCTTCGTCGTGGCGCGCGGCGACGTCGAGATCGTCGCCGATCCCCGCCAGGTCAAACCCGAGGACAACGGCTTCGCTCAGGGCAAGCACCTGGCGCCGGAGTTTCCCGACCAGAGCCGCACGATCTATCGCGCCAAGCCGGGCAAGCTGGTCACCCAGCTGGAATACGCCCGGGCCGGGATCATCACGGCCGAGATGGAATATGTCGCCATCCGCGAGAACCTGCGCCGCGAGCAGGACCGCCCGTGCGTGCGCGACGGCGAGGACTTCGGCGCTTCGATCCCCGACTTCGTGACGCCCGAGTTCGTGCGCCAGGAAGTGGCCCGCGGCCGCGCCATCATCCCGGCCAACATCAACCACGGCGAGCTGGAGCCGATGGCGATCGGCCGCAATTTCCTGGTCAAGATCAACGCCAACATCGGCAATTCGGCGGTGCTCTCCACCGTCGCCGACGAGGTCGACAAGCTGGTCTGGGCTACGCGCTGGGGCGCCGACACGGTCATGGACCTGTCGACCGGCCGCAACATCCACAACATCCGCGACTGGATCATTCGCAACAGCTCGGTGCCGATCGGCACGGTGCCGATCTACCAGGCGCTGGAGAAGGTCAACGGCGTGGCCGAGGACCTGAACTGGGAGGTGTTCCGCGATACCCTGATCGAGCAGTGCGAGCAGGGCGTCGACTACTTCACGATCCACGCCGGCGTGCGCCTGCCGTTCATCCCGATGACGGCCAAGCGCGTGACCGGCATCGTCTCGCGCGGCGGCTCGATCATGGCCAAGTGGTGCCTGGCCCACCACAAGGAGAACTTCCTCTACGAGCGCTTCGAGGACATCTGCGAGATCATGCGCGCCTACGACGTGTCGTTCTCGCTGGGCGATGGCTTGCGACCGGGCTCGACCGCCGACGCCAACGACGAGGCCCAGTTCTCGGAGCTGCGCACCCTGGGCGAACTGACCAAGGTCGCCTGGAACCACGGTGTCCAGGTGATGATCGAGGGGCCTGGCCACGTGGCCATGCACAAGATCAAGGCCAACATGGACGAGCAGCTGAAGCACTGCCACGAGGCCCCCTTCTACACCCTCGGCCCGTTGACCACGGACATCGCCCCTGGCTACGACCACATCACCTCGGCCATCGGCGCGGCGATGATCGGCTGGTTCGGCACGGCGATGCTCTGCTACGTTACGCCCAAGGAGCACCTGGGCCTGCCCGACCGCGACGACGTCAAGACCGGCGTCATCACCTACAAGCTGGCCGCCCATGCCGCCGACCTCGCCAAGGGCCACCCGGGCGCGGCGATGTGGGACGACGCCATCAGCCGCGCGCGCTTCGAGTTCCGCTGGGAGGACCAGTTCAACCTGGGCCTGGATCCGGAGACCGCCCGCAAGTTCCACGACGAGACCCTGCCGAAGGAGGCGCACAAGACCGCCCACTTCTGCTCGATGTGCGGCCCCAAGTTCTGCTCGATGAAGATCAGCCAGGAAGTCCGCGACTTCGCGGCCGGCAAGGCGCCCAACAGCACCGAACTGGGCATGGCCGAGATGAGCGAGAAGTTCAAGGAACAGGGCTCGGAGATCTATCTGAAGACGGAGTAG
- a CDS encoding DUF2239 family protein codes for MPENENGRYVVFLGRDRVAAGSRLDAALAAQRLARETGVLIFGPDGRGVDFDLSGGPEALSARLAPPEEAPRGRGRPKLGVTSREVTLLPRHWDWLASQPGGASVALRKLVEAARRESEGPDRIRAAREAAYRFASAIGGDLPGFEEAMRALFAGDDAAFEARIQAWPAGIAAQLRTYAAEAFGAD; via the coding sequence ATGCCGGAAAACGAGAACGGGCGTTACGTGGTTTTCCTCGGCCGGGACCGCGTGGCCGCCGGCTCGCGCCTGGACGCGGCGCTGGCGGCCCAGCGGCTGGCGAGGGAGACGGGCGTCCTGATTTTCGGGCCGGACGGTCGGGGCGTGGACTTCGACCTCAGCGGCGGGCCCGAGGCTCTGTCCGCGCGGCTGGCGCCGCCCGAAGAAGCGCCGCGCGGGCGAGGGCGGCCCAAGCTGGGCGTGACGTCCCGCGAAGTGACGCTGCTGCCGCGCCATTGGGACTGGCTGGCCAGCCAGCCGGGCGGGGCGTCGGTGGCGCTGCGCAAGCTGGTCGAGGCCGCCCGCCGTGAAAGCGAAGGTCCCGATCGCATCCGTGCGGCGCGCGAGGCGGCCTACCGTTTCGCCTCGGCGATCGGCGGGGACCTGCCGGGCTTCGAGGAGGCGATGCGGGCCCTGTTCGCCGGCGACGACGCCGCCTTCGAAGCGCGGATCCAGGCCTGGCCGGCCGGCATCGCCGCCCAGTTGCGCACCTATGCCGCCGAGGCTTTCGGGGCGGACTAA
- a CDS encoding GIY-YIG nuclease family protein, producing the protein MSGRKALLRAYRERKVEAGIYAVHCQVTGQAWVGATPDLSTRQNGVWFSLRQGSHREKTLQTAWNAHGPEAFAFEAVEAIDTEGLDRFGRDSRLKDRREHWIAMLNATGLM; encoded by the coding sequence ATGTCCGGACGCAAGGCGCTGCTGCGCGCCTATAGGGAACGCAAGGTCGAGGCTGGGATCTACGCCGTGCACTGCCAGGTCACCGGCCAGGCCTGGGTCGGGGCGACGCCGGATCTCTCGACCCGACAGAACGGCGTCTGGTTCTCGCTCCGGCAGGGCTCGCATCGCGAGAAGACCCTGCAGACCGCCTGGAACGCCCACGGCCCTGAAGCCTTCGCGTTCGAGGCGGTCGAGGCGATAGACACCGAGGGGCTGGACAGGTTCGGGCGAGACAGCCGACTGAAGGACCGTCGCGAGCACTGGATCGCGATGCTGAACGCCACGGGGCTGATGTGA
- a CDS encoding DUF1428 domain-containing protein → MAYVDGFLVPVPKDKLDAYKEMARLGAEVWMEYGALSYVECVADDVPYGEVTSFPRAVQVKDDEIVIFSWITYKDRASRDEINAKVMADERLKAYMADMPFDGKRMIFGGFQPFLEK, encoded by the coding sequence ATGGCCTATGTCGACGGTTTCCTGGTGCCCGTGCCCAAGGACAAGCTGGACGCTTACAAGGAGATGGCCCGCCTGGGGGCCGAGGTCTGGATGGAGTACGGCGCGCTGTCGTACGTGGAATGCGTCGCCGACGACGTTCCGTATGGCGAGGTCACCTCGTTCCCGCGCGCGGTGCAGGTCAAGGACGACGAGATCGTGATCTTCTCGTGGATCACCTACAAGGATCGCGCCAGCCGCGACGAGATCAACGCCAAGGTCATGGCAGACGAACGCCTCAAGGCCTACATGGCCGACATGCCGTTCGACGGTAAGCGGATGATCTTCGGCGGCTTCCAGCCCTTCTTGGAAAAGTAG
- a CDS encoding VOC family protein gives MARRVALVSLLVADYDEAIAFYVGKLGFTLVEDTEMGHGKRWVVVSPGSDGTNFLLAQAVGDQARAIGQQGGGRVWLFLHTDDFAGDHARMTAAGVTFLEEPRHEAYGTVAVFEDLSGNRWDLLQPKS, from the coding sequence ATGGCCCGCCGCGTCGCCCTCGTGTCCCTGCTCGTCGCCGACTACGACGAGGCGATCGCCTTCTATGTCGGCAAGCTGGGCTTCACGCTGGTGGAAGACACCGAGATGGGCCACGGCAAGCGCTGGGTGGTGGTCTCGCCGGGCAGTGACGGCACGAACTTCCTGCTGGCCCAGGCGGTCGGCGACCAGGCCCGGGCGATCGGCCAGCAGGGCGGCGGCCGCGTCTGGCTGTTCCTGCACACCGACGACTTCGCCGGCGACCACGCCCGCATGACCGCCGCCGGCGTCACCTTCCTGGAGGAGCCCCGCCACGAAGCCTACGGCACGGTGGCGGTGTTCGAGGACCTTTCCGGCAATCGCTGGGACCTTCTGCAACCCAAGAGCTGA
- a CDS encoding TonB-dependent receptor → MTLSTILLYGLAAAALDPTAAASASPASLATPPEVVAEDDQKKPQVKDEGPNEVEGLTIQADPRGKVEGNIEPEIELNEAEIQSFGAASIGELLTMLTPQTTSTRGRDSSGGPVLLVNGRRISGFQEIQGVPPEAIERFQILPEEVALSYGYKADQRVVNIILKKNYNALMAQAQATVATDGGRVAPGAGGNRVHINGDRRWNLDVQLSHDPYLLEKDRDIVRAPNGQPFDLVGNISGLNGGEIDPALSALAGGAVTFAGAPVATQAGKASLADYAANANAYNTGDLTRDRSLISRSDKATLRGSYSRDLNKQTQLTVSGNLEDTSSHALLGLPGVTFTLPSASPFSPFANTVTGYRYINAAGTMARDVDTLRTQLSAAANGRFKDWRWNLTGDFDRTKTDTTTGRGLDASAFQAAVAAGDPTVNPFGAISSSLYKTAAADTAHSVSTSASAELVLNGNLFQLPAGPLQTTVKVGANSRGLDSKTVRSGVTTTRDITRTTESFQGSFNLPLTSTRQDFLAKAGDLSVNVNLGYDDLSDLGGLTTLGGGLNWSPIKKISFIASYTDEEGAPTTNQINDPLVVTPNVSVFDFTTGQTVLITRTDGGNAALRNDNRQVQKLGVNYKPIDKVELTFNVTYTRSETKNMIAAFPAITPDLEAAFPDRFTRDSTGRLLAIDARPVNFASAESENIRWGFNLFKPIGKPTPGAMGRGRFGGGPGGPGGGGGMRFGGPPGGGGGGPGGPGGGPGGGGPPMGMMRPGQGLFQLSVYHTWRLTDELTIRKGLPVLDQLDGAAISARAGQARHEVQVQGGYFKDGLGMRFNGTWKASTWVDGGATGGQTLYFSDLATVGVNVFANFSVPARKKAVDKFPILKGAQVSLNFENLLDAKQTVRDQNGVTPQAYQKDYLDPLGRTVRISFRKLLS, encoded by the coding sequence ATGACCCTTTCGACCATCCTTCTGTACGGGCTGGCCGCCGCCGCGCTCGACCCGACGGCCGCCGCTTCGGCGTCGCCGGCGTCCTTGGCGACTCCACCCGAGGTGGTCGCCGAGGACGACCAGAAGAAGCCGCAGGTCAAGGATGAGGGACCCAACGAGGTCGAGGGCCTGACCATCCAGGCCGATCCGCGTGGCAAGGTCGAGGGCAATATCGAGCCCGAGATCGAGCTGAACGAGGCCGAGATCCAGAGCTTCGGCGCCGCCAGCATCGGCGAGCTGCTGACCATGCTGACCCCGCAGACCACCAGCACGCGCGGCCGCGATAGCAGCGGCGGGCCAGTGCTGTTGGTCAACGGTCGCCGTATCTCGGGCTTCCAAGAGATCCAGGGCGTGCCGCCGGAAGCCATCGAGCGCTTCCAGATCCTGCCGGAGGAGGTCGCGCTCAGTTACGGCTACAAGGCCGACCAGCGGGTCGTGAACATCATCCTGAAGAAGAACTACAACGCCCTGATGGCCCAGGCCCAGGCGACCGTCGCGACCGACGGCGGCCGCGTGGCGCCTGGCGCCGGCGGCAACCGGGTGCATATCAATGGCGACCGGCGCTGGAACCTCGACGTCCAGCTGTCGCACGACCCCTATCTGCTGGAGAAGGATCGCGACATCGTCCGCGCGCCGAACGGCCAGCCGTTCGACCTGGTTGGCAATATCAGCGGGCTAAACGGCGGTGAGATCGATCCCGCGCTCTCGGCCCTGGCGGGCGGCGCGGTGACCTTCGCCGGCGCGCCCGTCGCGACCCAGGCCGGCAAGGCCAGCCTGGCCGATTACGCCGCGAACGCCAACGCCTACAACACCGGTGATCTGACCCGAGACCGCTCGCTGATCTCGCGTTCCGACAAGGCCACGCTGCGCGGTTCCTACAGCCGCGACCTCAACAAGCAGACCCAGTTGACCGTCAGCGGCAACCTGGAAGACACCAGCAGCCACGCGCTGCTGGGTTTGCCGGGCGTGACCTTCACCCTGCCGTCCGCCAGTCCGTTTTCGCCGTTCGCCAACACCGTGACCGGCTATCGCTACATCAATGCGGCGGGCACGATGGCGCGGGACGTCGACACGCTGCGCACCCAGCTCAGCGCCGCCGCCAACGGTCGGTTCAAGGACTGGCGCTGGAACCTGACCGGCGACTTCGACCGCACCAAGACCGACACCACGACCGGGAGGGGCCTGGACGCCTCGGCCTTCCAGGCGGCGGTCGCGGCCGGCGACCCGACGGTCAATCCGTTCGGCGCCATTTCGAGCAGCCTGTACAAGACTGCCGCGGCGGACACGGCCCACTCGGTCTCGACCTCCGCCAGCGCCGAGCTGGTGCTGAACGGCAACCTGTTCCAGCTGCCGGCCGGTCCTCTGCAGACCACGGTCAAGGTCGGCGCCAACAGCAGGGGCCTGGACTCCAAGACGGTCCGTTCCGGCGTGACGACGACGCGCGACATCACCCGCACCACCGAGAGCTTCCAGGGCAGCTTCAACCTGCCGCTGACCAGCACGCGCCAGGACTTCCTGGCCAAGGCTGGCGACCTCTCGGTCAACGTCAACCTCGGCTATGACGACTTGTCGGACCTGGGCGGGCTGACCACCCTGGGCGGCGGCCTGAACTGGAGCCCGATCAAGAAGATCAGCTTCATCGCCAGCTACACCGACGAAGAGGGCGCGCCGACCACCAACCAGATCAACGACCCGCTGGTGGTGACCCCGAACGTCTCGGTGTTCGACTTCACGACCGGCCAGACGGTGTTGATCACCCGCACCGACGGCGGCAACGCCGCTCTGCGCAACGACAATCGCCAGGTCCAGAAGCTGGGCGTGAACTACAAGCCGATCGACAAGGTCGAGCTGACCTTCAACGTCACCTACACGCGGTCCGAGACCAAGAACATGATCGCCGCGTTCCCGGCGATCACCCCGGACCTGGAGGCGGCGTTCCCCGATCGCTTCACGCGCGATTCCACTGGCCGCCTGCTGGCGATCGACGCCCGGCCGGTGAACTTCGCCAGCGCCGAGAGCGAGAACATCCGCTGGGGCTTCAACTTGTTCAAGCCGATCGGCAAGCCGACGCCGGGCGCGATGGGGCGGGGTCGTTTCGGTGGTGGCCCAGGCGGCCCCGGCGGTGGAGGCGGCATGCGCTTCGGTGGCCCTCCAGGCGGCGGTGGCGGCGGTCCGGGCGGGCCCGGCGGTGGTCCGGGCGGCGGTGGTCCGCCGATGGGCATGATGCGGCCTGGGCAGGGCCTGTTCCAGCTGTCGGTCTACCACACCTGGCGGCTGACCGATGAGCTGACCATCCGCAAGGGCCTGCCGGTGCTGGACCAGCTGGACGGCGCGGCGATCAGCGCGCGCGCCGGCCAGGCGCGGCACGAGGTCCAGGTCCAGGGCGGCTACTTCAAGGACGGCCTGGGCATGCGTTTCAACGGAACCTGGAAGGCCTCGACCTGGGTGGACGGCGGCGCGACCGGCGGCCAGACCCTGTACTTCTCAGATCTGGCCACCGTGGGCGTGAACGTCTTCGCCAACTTCAGCGTCCCCGCGCGCAAGAAGGCGGTCGACAAGTTCCCGATCCTGAAGGGCGCGCAAGTGTCGCTGAACTTCGAGAACCTGCTGGACGCCAAGCAAACGGTCCGCGACCAGAACGGCGTCACGCCCCAGGCCTATCAGAAGGACTATCTGGATCCGCTGGGCCGCACGGTGCGGATCAGCTTCCGCAAGTTGCTCAGCTAA
- a CDS encoding S41 family peptidase: MKRLSLLAAVASLAIAAPAFAESPFWPVQAKGGMVAAELRGAWKSRGYGWIVQFGPDGAQLFQAAGEGCYPDPRREPDPDGVMTLWRSEGQGTITLTGDPSGTRYLFDRLPNLPTPCIAAAAWTPDRIVAFAADTFAEVYPRSTERGLDWKVRKAEALAKVSPTATDVQLWTALSGLLAGLDDPHVELHGMVDGARRDLEPGDPPTLIRVHAADPAGDEKAWLQAYREGVLTQVLQGRGRQAANNRVFWGRVDDIGYLNLVTMGAFARNAAPDDPRPLDAVLDEAMAAFAGAKAVIVDVSNNRGGYDTISARIAARFADQPQLAYSKVAVGAKAPPQPLRVEPAGGPRFTGPVYLVTSDVTVSAGETFALMMKALPNVKQVGMTTRGAFSDQLPKPLPNGWALALPAELYKGPKGEDMEGRGLAPDMPLDVFPANDLNGGHAKAIQALMAKIRAEAR; encoded by the coding sequence ATGAAACGCCTGAGTCTCCTAGCGGCCGTCGCCAGTCTCGCCATCGCCGCGCCGGCTTTCGCCGAAAGTCCGTTCTGGCCGGTCCAGGCCAAGGGCGGAATGGTGGCGGCCGAGCTGCGCGGGGCCTGGAAGTCGCGCGGCTATGGCTGGATCGTGCAGTTCGGGCCGGACGGCGCTCAGCTGTTTCAGGCCGCCGGCGAGGGCTGCTACCCCGATCCGCGTCGCGAGCCCGACCCCGACGGCGTCATGACGCTGTGGCGGTCGGAGGGGCAGGGGACCATCACCCTGACCGGCGACCCGTCCGGCACGCGCTATCTGTTCGATCGTCTGCCGAACTTGCCCACCCCCTGCATCGCGGCGGCCGCGTGGACGCCCGACCGCATCGTCGCCTTCGCCGCCGACACCTTCGCCGAGGTCTATCCCCGCTCGACCGAGCGGGGTCTGGACTGGAAGGTGCGCAAGGCCGAGGCCCTGGCCAAGGTCTCGCCCACCGCGACGGACGTCCAGCTATGGACGGCGCTGTCGGGCCTGCTGGCCGGTCTGGATGATCCTCATGTCGAGCTGCACGGCATGGTGGATGGGGCGCGCCGCGACCTGGAGCCCGGCGACCCGCCGACCCTGATCCGCGTTCACGCGGCCGATCCGGCCGGTGACGAGAAGGCCTGGCTGCAGGCCTATCGCGAGGGCGTCCTAACCCAGGTGCTGCAAGGGCGTGGGCGGCAGGCGGCCAACAACCGCGTCTTCTGGGGCCGTGTCGACGACATCGGCTATCTGAACCTGGTGACCATGGGCGCCTTCGCCCGCAACGCCGCGCCGGACGATCCCCGGCCGCTGGACGCGGTGCTGGACGAGGCCATGGCCGCCTTCGCCGGCGCCAAGGCGGTGATCGTCGACGTCAGCAACAACCGGGGCGGCTACGACACCATAAGCGCCCGGATCGCGGCGCGCTTCGCCGACCAGCCCCAGCTGGCCTATTCGAAGGTCGCGGTCGGGGCCAAGGCGCCGCCGCAGCCGCTGCGGGTCGAGCCGGCCGGCGGTCCGCGGTTCACGGGGCCCGTCTATCTGGTCACCAGCGACGTCACGGTCAGCGCCGGCGAGACCTTCGCCCTGATGATGAAGGCCCTGCCCAACGTGAAGCAGGTCGGAATGACCACGCGCGGCGCCTTCTCGGATCAGTTGCCCAAGCCCTTGCCGAACGGCTGGGCTCTGGCCCTTCCGGCCGAGCTCTACAAGGGTCCCAAGGGAGAGGACATGGAGGGCAGGGGGCTGGCGCCCGACATGCCGCTGGACGTCTTTCCCGCCAATGACCTGAATGGTGGCCACGCCAAGGCCATCCAGGCGCTGATGGCGAAAATCCGCGCCGAAGCGCGCTAG